One genomic window of Quercus robur chromosome 6, dhQueRobu3.1, whole genome shotgun sequence includes the following:
- the LOC126733208 gene encoding cold shock protein 1-like, which yields MAEVRSTGVVRWFNDSKGFGFITPDEGGDDLFVHQSAIQSDGFRSLAEGELVEFDIELGENERTKAVNVTGPNGSSIQGNNRSGRGGGGGGFAGGWRGGDRRNGGGAGCYNCGDTGHMARDCNRGSGGGGGGGSCFSCGEVGHMARDCPRGNNSGGGGGGGGGCYNCGGYGHMARDCKENTGGGGGGGGGGACYNCGEIGHLARDCRNHGGRGGGRGGGAGGGRGCFHCGKQGHFARECPEETTAS from the coding sequence ATGGCGGAGGTCAGGTCGACTGGTGTGGTCCGGTGGTTCAATGACTCGAAAGGCTTCGGGTTCATCACCCCCGATGAAGGAGGCGACGATCTGTTCGTCCATCAATCCGCGATCCAATCCGACGGCTTCCGTAGCTTGGCTGAGGGCGAGCTTGTCGAGTTCGATATCGAGTTGGGCGAGAACGAGAGGACCAAGGCGGTCAATGTCACTGGCCCTAACGGATCATCCATCCAGGGCAACAACAGGTCCGGACGCGGCGGCGGCGGAGGCGGATTTGCCGGTGGTTGGAGAGGCGGAGACAGGCGTAACGGTGGTGGTGCTGGTTGTTACAATTGTGGTGATACTGGCCACATGGCTAGGGATTGTAACAGAGGAAGCGgcggtggcggcggcggcggtaGCTGTTTCAGTTGTGGTGAGGTTGGGCACATGGCTAGGGACTGTCCACGAGGAAACAATTccggtggtggtggcggtggcggtggggGCTGCTATAATTGTGGTGGCTACGGGCACATGGCTAGGGACTGTAAGGAAAAcaccggtggtggtggtggtggcggcggtgGCGGCGCATGCTATAATTGTGGGGAAATCGGGCACCTGGCAAGGGATTGCCGCAACCACGGAGGCAGAGGCGGCGGCCGTGGAGGCGGTGCCGGAGGCGGAAGAGGCTGTTTTCATTGTGGGAAGCAAGGGCATTTTGCGAGAGAGTGTCCTGAGGAAACTACCGCTTCTTGa
- the LOC126733207 gene encoding thaumatin-like protein 1 yields the protein MASVQTSIILLSVSLLQIFSGVYSATFTIINKCSYTVWPGILSNAGTAQLSTTGFPLEPGQSNTLDIPASWSGRLWGRTYCTQDSTTGKFSCVTGDCGSSTLECSGSGAAPPATLAEFTLNGYNGLDYYDVSLVDGYNLPMTVVPQGGTEGNCTATGCVADLNTACPTELKVLSSSSSDGSVACKSACEAFGDPQYCCSGAYATPATCKPSSYSEFFKNACPYAYSYAYDDGTSTFTCASADYVITFCPVPSTSVKSTNGQFPSAVAVSAGRRDTSANFIGSVITVATALWRLSKLF from the exons ATGGCCTCCGTCCAAACTTCTATCATTCTGCTTTCTGTTTCTCTCCTCCAAATCTTCTCAG GTGTGTATTCAGCAACATTTACAATCATAAACAAGTGCAGCTACACAGTATGGCCAGGAATTTTATCAAACGCCGGAACCGCACAACTCTCCACAACCGGCTTCCCGCTCGAACCAGGCCAGTCGAACACACTCGACATACCAGCCTCCTGGTCAGGCCGCTTATGGGGTCGAACCTATTGCACCCAAGACTCCACCACAGGGAAATTCTCGTGCGTCACAGGCGATTGTGGCTCCTCCACGTTAGAATGCTCAGGTAGTGGAGCCGCCCCACCAGCCACTCTAGCCGAGTTCACTTTAAACGGCTATAACGGTCTTGACTACTATGACGTCAGCCTCGTCGACGGTTATAACCTCCCTATGACGGTTGTGCCCCAAGGCGGAACCGAAGGGAACTGCACCGCAACTGGTTGCGTAGCTGATTTGAACACCGCTTGTCCCACGGAGCTCAAAGTTTTGAGCAGCAGCAGCAGCGACGGGAGCGTGGCGTGTAAGAGCGCGTGCGAGGCTTTTGGGGACCCACAGTATTGTTGCAGTGGGGCCTACGCAACTCCTGCCACGTGTAAACCCAGCTCTTACTCGGAGTTCTTTAAGAATGCGTGCCCATACGCCTACAGCTATGCTTACGATGATGGCACCAGTACCTTCACATGTGCATCCGCGGACTACGTTATCACCTTCTGCCCAGTACCATCCACtag TGTAAAGTCAACAAATGGACAATTCCCATCCGCAGTTGCAGTGTCGGCGGGTAGACGTGACACATCAGCAAATTTCATTGGCAGTGTCATTACGGTGGCCACCGCACTATGGCGGTTATCAAAGCTGTTTTGA